One Mycolicibacterium fluoranthenivorans DNA window includes the following coding sequences:
- a CDS encoding secretion protein EccK, with product MQAPVQPPSAPLGNATPATPFSPPAAPIEQTATSSPTAPAATHPTVPSGNVAPPSAPSSAPASPTPPMPLGAPATPPPAAPVPPTAGPPVIPAATSSAQGGGAAAAPIPVSAARAERDLVAASAAAGALKRKTGGSDPLSVARRIAAALNAPDMSRPNDIGFFWLVALTADDTIIVANSYGIAYIPDGVKLPEQVKMVSADTAIPAAERARWATYPVAALTAWAQAHETTLRAVIGTTTHLEGIDPGAHKILLEDDDIPPSGKMTGRDRLQIGFPDAATKLAAVKDPDLIAQLPPAQADSAPPANETFTLWFDVMQPLMSAAAGREIAHLNAFALYAAHSADLALYRAHNAAETADQRAAITDWLYWLHQYDLLTEAQADVTAKT from the coding sequence ATGCAGGCACCGGTCCAGCCGCCGTCTGCTCCGCTGGGCAACGCGACACCCGCCACCCCATTCTCCCCGCCCGCCGCGCCGATCGAGCAGACCGCCACCAGTTCGCCGACGGCACCCGCCGCCACGCATCCCACTGTGCCCAGCGGCAATGTCGCGCCGCCGTCCGCGCCCTCGTCCGCACCGGCCTCGCCGACTCCTCCGATGCCACTAGGCGCACCGGCCACCCCGCCACCGGCCGCACCGGTACCACCCACAGCAGGACCCCCGGTCATTCCCGCAGCGACGTCCTCCGCCCAAGGCGGAGGTGCCGCAGCAGCTCCGATTCCGGTGTCCGCGGCCCGCGCCGAACGCGATCTGGTAGCCGCATCCGCAGCGGCCGGCGCGCTGAAGCGCAAGACCGGTGGAAGCGACCCCTTGAGCGTGGCCCGCCGCATCGCCGCCGCCCTCAATGCACCAGATATGTCGCGCCCCAATGACATCGGCTTCTTCTGGCTGGTCGCTCTCACCGCCGACGATACGATCATCGTCGCCAACAGCTACGGCATCGCCTACATACCAGACGGTGTGAAACTGCCCGAGCAGGTCAAGATGGTCAGCGCCGACACCGCCATCCCCGCTGCTGAACGTGCCCGCTGGGCTACCTATCCCGTTGCCGCACTGACGGCTTGGGCCCAAGCACACGAAACGACACTGCGCGCGGTGATCGGCACCACGACCCACCTCGAAGGTATCGACCCCGGTGCGCACAAGATCCTTCTCGAGGACGACGACATCCCGCCGAGCGGAAAGATGACCGGTCGCGACCGACTGCAGATCGGCTTCCCCGACGCCGCAACCAAACTCGCTGCCGTCAAGGACCCGGATCTCATCGCCCAACTCCCACCCGCACAAGCAGACAGCGCACCTCCCGCCAACGAGACCTTCACGCTGTGGTTCGACGTGATGCAACCCCTGATGAGCGCGGCCGCTGGACGAGAGATCGCTCACCTCAACGCCTTTGCGCTCTATGCCGCACACTCAGCCGACCTCGCGCTCTATCGCGCCCACAACGCCGCCGAAACCGCCGACCAGCGGGCAGCCATCACCGACTGGCTCTACTGGCTCCATCAGTACGACCTGCTCACCGAAGCCCAGGCCGACGTCACAGCGAAGACGTAA
- a CDS encoding Vmc-like lipoprotein signal peptide domain-containing protein — translation MAKWIIGAVALVAVIAVTAVVAVSCTKSSGGSDKPTAAPTSGAPTSDFASANDTGPVSVITEDPSCAPWIPINNTLADAEGEWVNRDPNIPATLWSPTVQAQYAAAGEAMRNAADQVMQLTKVTTHRVMRELYEQYAAYARAYADRIPTYTPADDQLAMTAVAISTSLTDICQAISYGAAAARAPLVPAGPMPSNIAPVNESSKPSVFLQSYISNCNDWIAATNDFRAATAAWVALDPNIPAGKWSPEQRKANDDVIPIMNTSADRLQQIGEQIPNSVAQDFATLTVVYRRAIAKAIPSYTVADNHLYNATLHLSGILTSACKAEGPS, via the coding sequence TTGGCGAAATGGATCATCGGCGCGGTGGCCCTAGTCGCGGTCATCGCGGTGACCGCCGTCGTCGCCGTGTCCTGCACCAAGAGCAGCGGCGGGTCAGACAAGCCAACCGCCGCGCCTACTAGCGGTGCACCGACGTCCGATTTCGCGAGTGCGAATGACACCGGGCCGGTGTCGGTGATCACCGAGGATCCGTCGTGTGCGCCGTGGATACCGATCAACAACACACTGGCTGACGCAGAAGGTGAATGGGTCAACCGAGATCCCAATATTCCTGCAACGCTCTGGAGCCCGACGGTGCAGGCTCAGTACGCCGCGGCGGGCGAGGCGATGCGCAACGCGGCGGATCAAGTCATGCAGCTGACAAAAGTCACAACGCATCGCGTTATGCGCGAACTTTACGAGCAATATGCAGCCTATGCGAGGGCATACGCCGACAGAATTCCGACGTACACCCCCGCCGACGATCAACTGGCCATGACAGCGGTGGCGATATCAACATCCCTCACTGACATTTGCCAGGCCATCTCGTATGGAGCCGCCGCCGCCCGAGCACCACTCGTTCCTGCTGGTCCGATGCCGTCAAACATCGCTCCAGTCAACGAGTCATCCAAACCATCTGTGTTCTTGCAAAGCTACATTTCCAACTGCAACGACTGGATAGCAGCAACGAATGACTTTCGAGCAGCAACTGCAGCATGGGTCGCTCTTGATCCAAACATCCCTGCAGGAAAGTGGTCGCCTGAGCAGAGAAAAGCCAACGATGACGTGATCCCGATCATGAATACGTCCGCAGATCGACTACAACAGATTGGTGAGCAAATCCCGAATTCGGTGGCACAAGACTTTGCCACACTGACTGTTGTCTATAGAAGAGCAATCGCTAAGGCGATACCCAGCTACACGGTAGCCGATAATCATCTGTACAACGCCACCCTTCACCTTTCAGGAATACTAACGAGCGCTTGCAAGGCAGAAGGCCCGTCCTGA
- a CDS encoding NUDIX domain-containing protein, translating to MVVREDDIRRPDGTLGIYGVIDKPTYALVIAHDGDRYRMVEQYRYPIRLRRWEFVQGTAPGSLSGDEPEPAELAAQELREETGLRATSWQVLGQLDVAPGMSSQRGWAYLATGITEGDHEREHEEQDMHSEWFTAGQIDQMIRDGVVTDAQTLAAWLLLKLRRE from the coding sequence ATGGTGGTCCGGGAGGACGATATCCGCCGCCCCGACGGCACCCTCGGCATCTACGGTGTGATCGACAAGCCGACGTATGCGCTGGTGATCGCGCACGACGGTGACCGCTACCGCATGGTGGAGCAGTATCGCTACCCAATCCGGTTGCGGCGCTGGGAATTTGTCCAGGGCACCGCACCGGGCAGTCTCAGCGGTGACGAGCCGGAGCCCGCCGAGCTGGCCGCGCAGGAACTGCGGGAAGAGACCGGTCTGCGTGCCACATCGTGGCAGGTCCTGGGCCAACTCGACGTCGCGCCCGGGATGAGCAGCCAGCGCGGCTGGGCGTACCTGGCCACCGGCATCACCGAAGGCGACCACGAGCGCGAGCATGAAGAGCAGGACATGCACAGCGAGTGGTTCACCGCCGGGCAGATCGATCAGATGATCCGCGACGGCGTGGTCACCGACGCACAGACCCTGGCGGCGTGGCTGCTACTGAAGCTGCGCCGCGAGTAG
- a CDS encoding VOC family protein has product MTLRFSEICIDARDPEALGAWWSRVLDWPHHTDADGDVVLTPPPGAGPIWLFLAVPEDKSVKNRLHLDFTPEDQDAEVERLLELGARHVDIGQGEQSWVVLADPEGNEFCILAAE; this is encoded by the coding sequence ATGACCCTCAGGTTCTCCGAGATCTGCATCGATGCGCGCGACCCCGAAGCGCTGGGTGCGTGGTGGTCGCGGGTGCTGGATTGGCCGCACCACACCGACGCCGACGGTGACGTGGTGCTGACCCCGCCACCCGGAGCCGGGCCGATCTGGCTGTTCCTGGCCGTGCCCGAAGACAAATCGGTGAAGAACCGGCTGCACCTGGACTTCACCCCGGAGGATCAGGACGCCGAAGTCGAACGACTTCTCGAACTCGGCGCCCGCCATGTCGACATCGGACAGGGCGAGCAGAGCTGGGTGGTGCTGGCCGACCCGGAAGGCAACGAGTTCTGCATCCTGGCTGCCGAATAG
- the dapD gene encoding 2,3,4,5-tetrahydropyridine-2,6-dicarboxylate N-succinyltransferase, with the protein MTAASGFGLATIAADGTVLDTWFPAPELTGDGASGTTRLSVAELTDNLADLTGPDTDRDVEVVAVRTTIASLDDAPVDTYDAYLRLHLLSHRLTKPHEANLDGIFGLLTNVVWTNFGPASVDGFELVRAKLRRRGAVTVYGVDKFPRMVDYVLPKGVRIADADRVRLGAHLAEGTTVMHEGFVNFNAGTLGTSMVEGRISAGVVVGDGSDVGGGASIMGTLSGGGKEVISVGKRCLLGANAGLGISLGDDSVIEAGLYITAGTKVTTADGQTVKAKDLSGGSNLLFRRNSLSGAVEVVKRDGTGITLNEALHAN; encoded by the coding sequence GTGACTGCTGCATCTGGCTTCGGCCTGGCCACCATCGCCGCCGACGGAACCGTTCTGGACACCTGGTTTCCCGCTCCCGAACTGACTGGTGACGGGGCATCCGGGACGACGAGACTGTCGGTCGCCGAGCTCACCGACAACCTGGCCGATCTCACCGGGCCGGACACCGACCGTGATGTCGAGGTCGTTGCGGTGCGCACCACGATCGCCTCGCTGGATGACGCACCCGTCGACACGTACGACGCGTACCTGCGGCTGCACCTGCTCTCCCATCGGCTGACCAAGCCGCATGAGGCCAACCTCGACGGCATCTTCGGGCTGCTCACCAATGTGGTGTGGACGAACTTCGGCCCGGCTTCGGTCGACGGCTTCGAACTGGTTCGCGCCAAGCTGCGCCGCCGCGGCGCCGTGACGGTGTACGGCGTCGACAAGTTCCCGCGGATGGTCGACTACGTGCTACCCAAGGGTGTCCGCATCGCCGACGCCGACCGGGTCCGGCTCGGAGCGCACCTGGCCGAGGGCACCACGGTCATGCACGAGGGCTTCGTGAACTTCAATGCGGGCACATTGGGCACCTCGATGGTCGAGGGCCGTATCTCCGCCGGTGTCGTCGTCGGCGACGGGTCCGACGTCGGTGGTGGCGCGTCGATCATGGGCACGCTGTCCGGTGGCGGCAAGGAAGTCATCTCGGTGGGCAAGCGCTGCCTGCTGGGTGCGAATGCCGGGCTGGGTATCTCACTGGGCGACGACAGCGTCATCGAGGCCGGGCTGTACATCACCGCGGGAACCAAGGTCACCACGGCGGACGGCCAGACGGTCAAGGCCAAGGACCTCTCCGGCGGCAGCAACCTGCTGTTCCGCCGCAACTCGCTCTCGGGTGCGGTCGAGGTCGTCAAGCGCGACGGCACCGGCATCACGTTGAACGAGGCGTTGCACGCCAACTAG
- a CDS encoding acyl-CoA synthetase, which produces MLLTSLDPAAVAAGHDLADAVRIDGVALSRSDLVGAATSVAERVSVARRVAILATPTVPTVLAVTGCLIAGVPFVPVPADVGATERTHILADSGAQAWLGEQPAEAEGLPHIPVRLHARSWHRYAEPSPDSPAMIMYTSGTTGLPKGVLISRRAIAADIDALAAAWQWTAEDTLVHGLPLFHVHGLVLGLLGSLRIGNRFVHTGKPTPQAYAEAGGSMYFGVPTVWSRVVGDEASARVLASARLLVSGSAPLPVPVFDELVRLTGHAPVERYGSTESLITISTVVDGERRPGWVGLPLPGVQTRLVDEDGAPVPHDGETIGNLQIKSPTVFSGYLNRPDATAEAFDADGWYRTGDVAVIDAGGMHRIVGRESVDLIKTGGFRVGAGEIETVLLGYPGVAEVAVVGVPDDDLGQRIVAFVVGSVVADEVIDFVAQQLSVHKRPREVRVVDALPRNAMGKVLKKELMT; this is translated from the coding sequence GTGTTGTTGACTTCCCTGGACCCCGCCGCCGTGGCCGCCGGACATGACCTCGCCGACGCGGTGCGCATCGACGGTGTGGCGCTGAGCCGCAGTGACCTCGTGGGGGCGGCCACCTCGGTCGCCGAACGGGTATCCGTCGCGCGGCGCGTCGCCATCCTGGCCACTCCGACCGTCCCCACCGTGCTGGCGGTCACCGGCTGTCTCATCGCCGGTGTGCCGTTCGTGCCCGTGCCCGCCGATGTCGGCGCCACCGAACGCACGCATATCCTCGCCGACTCCGGCGCTCAGGCGTGGTTGGGGGAGCAACCCGCCGAAGCCGAAGGGCTGCCGCATATTCCGGTCCGGCTCCACGCACGGTCCTGGCACCGCTACGCCGAACCGTCGCCGGATTCGCCCGCGATGATCATGTACACCTCCGGTACCACCGGGCTGCCCAAAGGTGTGCTGATCAGCCGCCGGGCCATCGCCGCCGATATCGACGCTCTCGCCGCGGCCTGGCAGTGGACCGCCGAGGACACCCTGGTGCACGGGCTGCCGTTGTTCCACGTGCACGGTCTGGTGCTGGGGCTGCTCGGTTCGCTGCGCATCGGAAACCGATTTGTGCACACCGGAAAACCCACTCCCCAGGCGTATGCAGAGGCCGGCGGCTCGATGTACTTCGGGGTGCCCACGGTGTGGTCGCGGGTGGTCGGAGACGAGGCGTCGGCGCGCGTGTTGGCGTCGGCCCGGCTGCTGGTGTCGGGTAGTGCGCCGCTGCCGGTGCCCGTGTTCGACGAACTGGTGCGGCTCACCGGACACGCGCCGGTCGAGCGGTACGGCAGCACCGAATCGTTGATCACCATCAGCACCGTGGTCGACGGGGAACGCCGGCCCGGCTGGGTGGGGCTGCCCTTGCCGGGCGTGCAGACGCGGTTGGTCGATGAGGACGGTGCGCCGGTGCCGCACGACGGCGAAACCATCGGGAACCTGCAGATCAAGAGCCCCACCGTGTTCAGCGGCTATCTCAACCGGCCCGACGCGACCGCGGAGGCGTTCGACGCCGACGGCTGGTACCGCACCGGGGATGTCGCGGTGATCGATGCCGGGGGGATGCACCGCATCGTCGGGCGGGAATCGGTCGACTTGATCAAGACGGGCGGTTTCCGGGTCGGTGCCGGCGAGATTGAAACGGTGCTACTCGGGTACCCGGGTGTGGCCGAGGTGGCCGTGGTCGGGGTGCCCGATGACGACCTGGGTCAGCGGATCGTGGCCTTCGTGGTCGGGTCCGTCGTCGCGGACGAGGTGATCGACTTTGTGGCACAGCAACTCTCGGTGCACAAACGCCCGCGTGAGGTCCGTGTGGTCGACGCGCTGCCCCGCAACGCGATGGGCAAGGTACTCAAGAAGGAGCTGATGACATGA
- a CDS encoding glycoside hydrolase family 27 protein, with protein sequence MRALAWLATCALVLAGCASAPPPKSLTPPMGWNSWNSGIELTEQSVHQIVDAMVSSGMRDAGYRYVNLDAGWAAPTRDSDGHLQPDPDRFPHGIAALARYVHDRGMLLGIYHSPFNQGCGQDPRIGGAGHEHADAQTFADWGVDYLKYDWCRLAAGHDDQVAYFTAMRDALHATGRNIVYSINPNSSGNPRAGMEYDWSHVSDVTRNAVDLVPAWGDAALWSSGLAGVDQAFTEAGAAASPSGPSHINDPDMMVIGLGWNEFVVGHPTMALGPQRADLTDDEQQTHFSLWALLAAPLLAGNDIRSMSPRTAAILTNREVIAVDQDPLVVQGHPLAGDPRVLVKPLSGGAVAVGLFNQSGDTVTLHASLSAIGLADGTCHTVRDLWRHNDATTDGDLSASVPRHGVALLRVSPGC encoded by the coding sequence ATGCGTGCACTGGCCTGGTTGGCGACCTGTGCCCTGGTGCTCGCCGGGTGCGCGTCGGCCCCACCGCCGAAGTCGCTCACTCCGCCGATGGGGTGGAATTCCTGGAATTCCGGGATCGAGCTGACCGAGCAGAGTGTGCACCAGATCGTCGACGCCATGGTGTCCTCCGGGATGCGCGACGCCGGGTACCGCTACGTCAACCTCGACGCCGGCTGGGCCGCGCCGACCCGTGACAGCGACGGTCACCTGCAGCCCGACCCGGACCGGTTTCCGCACGGGATCGCCGCGCTGGCGCGCTACGTCCACGACCGCGGGATGCTGCTCGGTATCTATCACAGCCCGTTCAACCAGGGCTGCGGACAGGATCCGCGGATCGGCGGGGCGGGCCATGAGCACGCCGATGCTCAGACATTCGCCGACTGGGGTGTGGACTATCTGAAGTACGACTGGTGCCGGCTGGCCGCCGGGCATGACGATCAGGTCGCGTACTTCACGGCCATGCGCGACGCGCTCCATGCCACCGGGCGGAACATCGTCTACAGCATCAACCCGAACAGCTCGGGTAATCCGCGTGCGGGCATGGAGTACGACTGGTCACATGTCTCCGATGTCACCCGGAACGCTGTCGATCTGGTTCCGGCATGGGGCGATGCCGCGCTGTGGTCATCGGGGCTGGCCGGTGTGGATCAGGCGTTCACCGAAGCCGGCGCGGCCGCCTCGCCCAGCGGGCCGTCGCACATCAACGATCCGGACATGATGGTGATCGGTTTGGGCTGGAATGAGTTCGTGGTCGGGCATCCGACCATGGCGCTCGGGCCGCAGCGTGCCGATCTGACCGATGACGAGCAGCAGACCCATTTCTCGCTGTGGGCGCTGTTGGCGGCACCATTGTTGGCGGGCAATGATATTCGTTCGATGTCGCCGCGGACGGCCGCCATCTTGACCAACCGCGAGGTGATCGCCGTCGACCAGGATCCGCTTGTCGTACAGGGGCATCCGCTAGCGGGTGATCCGCGAGTGCTGGTCAAACCGCTCAGCGGTGGCGCTGTCGCGGTCGGGCTGTTCAACCAGTCCGGCGACACCGTCACCCTGCACGCTTCGCTGAGCGCGATCGGGCTAGCGGACGGCACGTGTCATACCGTGCGAGATCTGTGGCGGCACAACGACGCTACGACCGACGGCGATCTCTCGGCGTCGGTGCCGAGACATGGGGTGGCGCTGCTGCGGGTGAGCCCGGGGTGCTAG
- the dapE gene encoding succinyl-diaminopimelate desuccinylase, which produces MSLDLRADPIALTAALVDIPSESRHEQRIADEIEAALRAQAPWFEVIRNGDAVLARTHLGRPSRVMLAGHIDTVPAADNLPSRVVDGLMYGCGTSDMKSGDAVFLHLAATLSEPSHDITLVMYDCEEIESSANGLGRIERELPDWLAADVAILGEPSGGFIEAGCQGTIRVVVSATGTRAHSARSWFGDNAIHKLGAVLERLRAYQARSVDIDGCVYREGLSAVRIGGGIAGNVIPDAASVTVNFRFAPDRSIEQAVTHVREVFDGLDVALEVTDAAAGALPGLANPAAASLVAAAGGQVRAKYGWTDVSRFAALGIAAVNYGPGDPNLAHKVDEHVNIAAITATTETLRAYLTA; this is translated from the coding sequence GTGAGCCTAGATCTTCGTGCTGATCCGATCGCGCTGACCGCCGCACTGGTGGACATTCCCAGCGAGTCGCGCCATGAGCAGCGCATCGCCGACGAGATCGAGGCCGCCTTGCGCGCTCAGGCGCCGTGGTTCGAGGTCATTCGCAATGGTGACGCGGTGCTGGCGCGGACCCATCTGGGGCGGCCGTCGCGGGTCATGCTGGCCGGGCACATCGATACCGTGCCTGCCGCCGACAACCTGCCCAGCCGCGTCGTCGACGGCCTGATGTACGGCTGTGGGACCTCGGACATGAAGTCCGGCGATGCGGTATTTCTCCATCTGGCCGCGACCCTCAGCGAGCCCAGCCACGACATCACCTTGGTCATGTACGACTGCGAGGAGATCGAGTCCAGCGCGAACGGACTGGGCCGTATCGAACGTGAACTGCCCGACTGGCTGGCCGCCGACGTCGCGATCCTGGGTGAACCGTCGGGCGGATTCATCGAAGCCGGCTGCCAGGGCACCATCCGTGTTGTGGTCAGCGCGACGGGCACACGCGCGCACAGTGCCCGCTCCTGGTTTGGAGACAACGCTATTCACAAGCTCGGCGCGGTGCTGGAGCGGCTGCGGGCGTATCAGGCTCGCAGTGTCGACATCGACGGTTGCGTCTACCGGGAGGGGCTGTCGGCGGTGCGCATCGGTGGCGGGATCGCGGGCAACGTCATACCCGACGCGGCGTCGGTGACGGTGAACTTCCGGTTTGCGCCGGATCGCAGCATCGAGCAGGCGGTCACACACGTCCGTGAGGTGTTCGACGGGCTGGACGTGGCGCTGGAGGTTACCGATGCAGCGGCCGGCGCGTTGCCCGGCTTGGCCAATCCGGCGGCGGCGTCGCTGGTGGCGGCTGCCGGCGGTCAGGTCCGGGCCAAGTACGGCTGGACGGACGTGTCGCGGTTCGCCGCGCTGGGAATAGCGGCCGTCAACTACGGTCCGGGCGACCCGAACCTGGCGCACAAGGTCGACGAGCATGTCAACATCGCGGCCATCACCGCGACCACCGAGACATTGCGGGCATATTTAACCGCTTGA
- a CDS encoding Vmc-like lipoprotein signal peptide domain-containing protein, with the protein MAKWIIGAVALVAVIAVTAVVAVSCTKSSGGSDKPTAAPTTSGAPASDFASANDTGPVSVITEDPSCAPWMPILNTLADAEANGWKERDPSIPATVWSQDVRTQYLAVADAMRSAAEQTAPLMKVTTHRVMRELYEQFIAYAEAYADHVPVYTAPDNQLALTAVGAAEVLSHICQAITYGSAAARAPLVEPAQPPTSVSPLGNSNRPVRFLTTPNLVCSDLRQAVDAFNATPEVAAWKGTDANIPASQWTPELRASATALKPVLESFAEKLNELGRQSSNSALEDFSTLAAQYMRAYVLSFPTFTRPDENLYDTSRLTAPMIVSACAAAGG; encoded by the coding sequence ATGGCGAAATGGATCATCGGCGCTGTAGCCCTGGTCGCGGTCATCGCGGTGACCGCCGTCGTCGCCGTGTCCTGCACAAAGAGCAGCGGCGGGTCTGACAAGCCAACCGCCGCGCCCACGACGAGCGGTGCACCGGCATCAGATTTCGCGAGTGCGAATGACACCGGGCCGGTGTCGGTGATCACCGAGGATCCGTCGTGTGCGCCGTGGATGCCGATTCTGAACACGCTCGCAGACGCGGAAGCCAACGGATGGAAAGAGAGGGATCCGTCAATCCCGGCTACTGTCTGGAGTCAAGACGTTCGCACCCAATACCTTGCGGTCGCAGATGCAATGCGCAGCGCTGCAGAACAAACCGCACCCCTAATGAAGGTAACGACGCATCGCGTTATGCGCGAACTCTATGAGCAGTTCATTGCATATGCTGAGGCGTACGCGGATCATGTACCCGTATACACGGCGCCAGACAATCAGCTAGCCCTAACTGCGGTAGGTGCAGCCGAGGTTCTTAGTCATATCTGCCAGGCCATTACGTACGGATCAGCCGCAGCGCGCGCGCCGCTGGTGGAACCCGCACAACCTCCCACATCCGTTTCGCCGCTGGGCAATTCAAATAGGCCAGTGCGATTTTTGACGACCCCGAACTTGGTGTGTTCGGATCTCAGACAAGCGGTCGACGCGTTCAACGCAACACCCGAAGTAGCTGCATGGAAAGGGACAGATGCCAACATTCCCGCGAGCCAGTGGACACCCGAGCTTCGAGCTTCTGCCACAGCCCTAAAGCCCGTACTCGAGAGCTTTGCTGAAAAGTTGAACGAACTTGGTCGCCAAAGTTCTAACAGCGCACTTGAAGACTTCTCCACGCTCGCCGCCCAGTACATGCGCGCATACGTACTGAGCTTTCCGACGTTCACTAGACCAGATGAAAATCTCTACGACACATCCAGATTGACAGCGCCGATGATAGTCAGTGCTTGCGCCGCTGCTGGTGGTTAA
- a CDS encoding ABC-F family ATP-binding cassette domain-containing protein, which yields MSIVCSHLSFGWPDDAPVFTDLSFSVGEGRTGLVAPNGAGKSTLLRLIAGVLPPTSGSVAVDGVVGYLPQELPFLADHSVADVLGVTAILAALDALAAGDASEAVFAAIGDDWDIEERLRAQVGDLELDRPLSTLSGGQVVSLGLAAQLLKRPDVLLLDEPTNNLDSSARQRLYSSLDGFGGALVVVSHDRELLDRMDAIAELRAGEVSMFGGGFTAYESAVADAQRVAEGNLRNAEQLLKREKRQMQEARERADRRASNAARNTKDAGLPKILAGKRKRSAEESAGRSDDVHSRRVDGARSRLDEAERAVRDDDVLALDLPATEVPAGRVLFSEFGLRSAVFDGVSLDIRGPERIALTGPNGSGKSMLLRLVVAGAQVPVAYLSQRLDLLDPSSTVLESLTAFAPAMSVTRRRHLLAQFLFRGDMVDLPVSVLSGGERLRATLACVLFAEPAPQLLLLDEPTNNLDLVSVGQLESALNAYRGAFVVVSHDGRFLDNIALQRRLVLEAGTLTPSR from the coding sequence ATGTCAATTGTCTGTTCTCATCTTTCGTTCGGCTGGCCCGATGACGCCCCGGTGTTCACCGATCTGTCCTTCTCGGTCGGTGAAGGCCGCACTGGGCTGGTTGCCCCCAACGGCGCTGGTAAGAGCACGCTGCTGCGTCTGATCGCGGGGGTATTGCCGCCCACCTCGGGCTCTGTTGCCGTCGATGGTGTGGTGGGCTACCTGCCCCAGGAGTTGCCGTTCCTGGCCGATCATTCGGTGGCCGATGTCCTGGGCGTCACCGCGATTCTGGCGGCACTCGATGCCTTGGCCGCCGGCGATGCGAGCGAGGCGGTATTCGCCGCGATCGGCGACGACTGGGATATCGAGGAACGGTTGCGGGCACAGGTGGGGGATCTCGAACTGGACCGCCCGCTGAGCACGCTGTCGGGTGGACAGGTGGTATCGCTCGGGCTGGCTGCCCAACTGTTGAAGCGCCCGGACGTGCTGCTGCTCGACGAGCCGACCAACAACCTGGATTCCTCAGCACGACAACGGCTTTACTCTTCGTTGGACGGGTTCGGTGGCGCGCTGGTCGTCGTCAGTCATGATCGTGAGCTGTTGGACCGGATGGACGCGATCGCCGAGTTGCGCGCCGGTGAGGTGTCGATGTTCGGCGGCGGATTCACTGCCTACGAGTCGGCCGTCGCTGACGCGCAGCGGGTGGCCGAGGGCAATCTGCGCAACGCCGAGCAGCTGCTTAAGCGGGAGAAACGCCAGATGCAGGAGGCGCGCGAGCGCGCAGACCGGCGAGCCTCGAACGCCGCGCGCAACACCAAGGATGCGGGTTTGCCGAAAATCCTTGCCGGAAAACGGAAACGCAGTGCTGAAGAGTCGGCGGGGCGTTCGGACGATGTACACAGTCGACGGGTGGACGGTGCGCGGTCACGGCTGGATGAGGCTGAGCGGGCGGTGCGTGACGACGATGTGCTGGCGCTGGATCTGCCCGCTACGGAGGTGCCTGCCGGTCGGGTGCTGTTCTCGGAGTTCGGGTTACGATCTGCGGTCTTTGACGGGGTGTCGTTGGATATCCGTGGTCCCGAGCGGATTGCGCTGACGGGCCCGAACGGATCGGGGAAATCGATGCTGCTGAGGTTGGTGGTGGCGGGCGCCCAGGTGCCGGTCGCCTATTTGTCGCAGCGCTTGGATCTGCTGGATCCGTCGTCGACGGTCTTGGAGTCGTTGACGGCCTTTGCGCCGGCGATGTCGGTGACGCGACGGCGTCATCTCTTGGCGCAGTTCCTGTTCCGCGGTGACATGGTGGATCTGCCGGTGAGCGTACTGTCCGGGGGCGAACGATTGCGGGCAACACTGGCGTGCGTACTGTTCGCCGAACCTGCGCCGCAGCTTCTGCTGCTCGATGAACCGACCAACAACCTCGACCTGGTCAGCGTCGGGCAATTGGAGTCCGCGTTGAACGCCTACCGCGGTGCTTTCGTCGTGGTCAGCCACGACGGGCGGTTCCTGGACAATATCGCGCTGCAGCGGAGATTGGTGTTGGAAGCTGGGACGCTTACGCCTTCGCGGTGA